Proteins from a genomic interval of Choristoneura fumiferana chromosome 12, NRCan_CFum_1, whole genome shotgun sequence:
- the LOC141433657 gene encoding uncharacterized protein, whose amino-acid sequence MKSEVIALGLVLLCSSVVESIPVAELTRYLGEFQTYGASALPSSAGTQNNYANNQLSHLALPQNVGSQLYSNQGIQPQQGYNYPSFVPLATNYENVVPLQPQQINTWYPQAPSLPTLPTLPTLPSPPRVNYPQQNNYQNVASQQVPNYGNSWQQPQVQLPNVQNRPYSNSGESSAHAYANSAPDQGYQAPIQHYQAPVQHYQAPVQNYQAPTYAQPALYPQIQQRFQQPASAYARPIFTPTPQGHNVQQVVAHPLIQKILSAPGSKKKYLVVLPNGAVEHVDDLSGIVAAHPNYVMVNSKGQHLPKPGASGVAPQAVSHAQAVVIPTGSSAVATANAGNLAVGPTVPLGPGPVVPVAPLPPVVAGPAVPLAATMIPTTIEPAVPLAPVVPAPVPGAPATAVATATAGATPGPAVPLAPVSPPTAKPIVPLAPVVVTPAPGAPAVVTAVAPPGAPAVAKAVAPAGGPAVATAVVSAGAPPPVPPLPTPVTPLTPVTAPTPPTPPTPPTPPTPPTPVTPPAPVTAPTPPTPPTLETPPTPVIIPTPPTPPTPVTVPTPSTPPTPVTIPTPPTPQTPVTPPTPVTVPIPVTPPTPPTPVTPVTVPTPPTPPTPVTPPTPPTPATPPTPPPTPPTPVTLPIPPPTPPTPAIPPTPPNPPTPPTPNPTNSSNSPDSSDPTNSGDPSNSTKPPNPTNPPTHQPPNPANSSDSPDSSDPTNSGDPSNPTNPSNPTNPPNPANSSNSNNTINPLPSSNPTYPTYSTNSSNSSDSPDSFDSPNSPYSSNPTSTKNHNPLTTNKNN is encoded by the exons ATGAAGTCTGAAGTGATAGCTTTAGGCTTAGTCCTTCTCTGCTCCAGCGTAGTCG AGTCTATTCCGGTCGCGGAACTGACCCGATATTTGGGAGAATTTCAGACTTATGGCGCATCTGCTTTACCATCAAGCGCGGGAACTCAAAATAACTACGCGAATAACCAACTTTCACACTTGGCTCTACCTCAAAATGTAGGCTCCCAGTTATACTCGAACCAGGGCATTCAACCGCAACAAGGATATAACTATCCATCGTTCGTACCACTGGCGACAAACTACGAAAATGTAGTTCCACTGCAGCCGCAGCAGATCAATACATGGTACCCGCAAGCACCATCCTTACCTACCCTGCCAACTTTGCCCACCTTACCTTCGCCACCGAGGGTAAACTACCCACAGCAGAACAACTATCAAAATGTGGCTTCTCAGCAGGTACCAAATTACGGTAATAGCTGGCAACAGCCTCAAGTTCAACTACCGAATGTCCAGAATAGACCGTATAGTAACTCCGGAGAGTCATCAGCTCACGCTTATGCCAACTCAGCTCCTGATCAGGGCTACCAGGCTCCAATCCAGCACTACCAAGCTCCAGTCCAGCACTACCAAGCTCCGGTCCAGAACTATCAAGCTCCAACCTATGCACAACCTGCTCTGTATCCACAAATTCAGCAAAGGTTCCAGCAGCCAGCGTCTGCCTATGCACGTCCAATCTTCACACCTACCCCTCAAG gaCACAACGTGCAGCAAGTGGTTGCACATCCACTCATCCAAAAGATTCTTTCCGCTCCAGGATCCAAGAAGAAGTACTTAGTTGTCCTTCCTAATGGAGCCGTCGAGCACGTCGATGACCTTAGCGGCATTGTAGCAGCTCATCCAAACTACGTGATGGTTAACTCTAAAGGTCAACATCTTCCTAAGCCAGGTGCATCCGGCGTGGCGCCACAGGCAGTTTCTCACGCACAAGCAGTTGTAATTCCCACAGGTTCATCAGCAGTAGCCACTGCAAATGCTGGAAATCTGGCAGTAGGACCTACGGTTCCGTTAGGTCCCGGGCCAGTTGTACCTGTTGCACCGTTACCTCCCGTTGTAGCAGGACCCGCTGTACCTCTAGCAGCGACAATGATCCCAACTACTATTGAACCAGCTGTACCATTAGCTCCAGTTGTACCAGCACCAGTACCGGGAGCACCTGCAACAGCAGTTGCTACTGCTACTGCTGGCGCTACTCCAGGTCCAGCTGTTCCACTGGCTCCAGTGTCACCACCTACTGCAAAGCCTATTGTACCTTTGGCTCCAGTTGTGGTTACACCAGCACCAGGTGCTCCAGCGGTAGTCACGGCAGTCGCTCCTCCCGGTGCTCCGGCAGTAGCCAAAGCGGTAGCTCCTGCTGGTGGGCCAGCAGTAGCAACGGCAGTTGTATCTGCTGGCGCTCCTCCACCTGTTCCACCACTACCAACTCCAGTAACACCACTAACGCCAGTCACTGCCCCAACCCCACCTACTCCACCAACTCCACCAACCCCACCAACCCCACCAACACCAGTGACACCGCCTGCGCCGGTAACTGCTCCAACTCCACCAACACCACCAACACTAGAGACACCACCGACACCGGTTATTATCCCTACTCCACCCACTCCACCAACACCGGTTACTGTCCCAACTCCATCAACCCCACCAACACCGGTTACTATCCCAACTCCACCAACCCCACAAACACCAGTTACACCGCCAACACCGGTTACTGTTCCTATTCCAGTCACTCCACCTACGCCACCAACTCCAGTGACTCCTGTTACTGTCCCAACCCCACCCACTCCACCAACTCCTGTAACTCCACCAACGCCGCCAACCCCAGCTACGCCACCAACTCCACCACCAACGCCCCCAACCCCAGTTACGCTACCAATTCCACCGCCAACGCCACCAACTCCGGCGATCCCTCCAACTCCACCAAACCCCCCAACCCCACCAACCCCCAACCCCACCAACTCCTCCAACTCCCCCGACTCCTCCGACCCCACCAACTCCGGCGATCCCTCCAACTCCACCAAACCCCCCAACCCCACCAACCCCCCAACCCACCAACCCCCCAACCCCGCCAACTCCTCCGACTCCCCCGACTCCTCCGACCCCACCAACTCCGGCGATCCCTCCAACCCCACCAACCCCTCCAACCCCACCAACCCCCCCAACCCCGCCAACTCCTCCAACTCCAACAACACCATCAACCCCTTGCCCTCCAGCAACCCCACCTACCCCACCTACTCCACCAACTCCTCCAACTCCTCCGACTCCCCCGACTCCTTCGACTCCCCCAACTCCCCCTACTCAAGCAACCCAACCTCCACCAAGAACCACAACCCCCTTACCACCAATAAAAACAACTAG